A genomic window from Gossypium hirsutum isolate 1008001.06 chromosome D10, Gossypium_hirsutum_v2.1, whole genome shotgun sequence includes:
- the LOC107915422 gene encoding uncharacterized protein encodes MDWKAAGNIRLLELNEMGEFKAQAYENDKLYKEKTKCWHDTRIMTHQFEPRQQVLLFNSRLKLFPGKLKSQWPGPFEVTQVYPHGAIDVKYMNMRVTFKVYGQRLKHYWGAHMS; translated from the coding sequence ATGGATTGGAAAGCTGCTGGCAATATAAGGTTATTGGAGTTAAATGAAATGGGAGAATTCAAGGCACAAGCATATGAGAATGATAAATTATACAAGGAGAAGACCAAGTGTTGGCATGATACGAGGATTATGACACATCAATTTGAACCAAGACAACAGGTGTTGTTATTCAACTCAAGGTTAAAGTTGTTTCCAGGCAAACTGAAATCTCAATGGCCAGGTCCCTTCGAAGTAACTCAAGTATACCCTCATGGAGCTATTGATGTCAAGTATATGAATATGAGAGTCACATTTAAAGTTTATGGACAACGCTTGAAGCACTATTGGGGTGCTCATATGAGTTAG